Proteins encoded within one genomic window of Nonomuraea gerenzanensis:
- a CDS encoding TIGR00645 family protein, which yields MRLAQLSVADSPAGPRTMLGRVGYVMFLSRWIQVPLYLGLIVAQVVYVWRFLAELLHLAQLGFGGHPPETTVMLIVLGLVDVVMISNLLIMVIIGGYETFVSRLRIEGHPDQPQWLSHVNANVLKVKLAMAIIGISSIHLLQIFINAARPTITERELLWKTLIHLTFVVSALALAAIDRIMEGGRPQHGTGGAERPAQLQQDRMAA from the coding sequence GTGCGACTCGCACAGCTGTCCGTGGCCGACTCGCCGGCCGGGCCACGGACGATGCTGGGGCGCGTCGGCTATGTCATGTTCCTCAGCCGCTGGATCCAGGTTCCGCTGTATCTGGGGCTGATCGTCGCCCAGGTGGTGTACGTGTGGCGGTTCCTGGCGGAGCTGCTCCACCTGGCGCAGCTGGGCTTCGGCGGCCACCCGCCGGAGACCACCGTCATGCTGATCGTCCTCGGTCTCGTCGACGTGGTGATGATCTCCAACCTGCTGATCATGGTCATCATCGGCGGCTACGAGACGTTCGTCTCGCGGCTGCGCATCGAGGGCCACCCCGACCAGCCGCAGTGGCTCTCGCACGTCAACGCGAACGTGCTGAAGGTCAAGCTGGCCATGGCGATCATCGGCATCTCCTCCATCCATCTGCTGCAGATCTTCATCAACGCGGCCAGACCCACCATCACCGAGCGGGAGCTGCTATGGAAAACCCTGATCCACCTGACCTTCGTCGTCTCGGCGCTGGCGCTTGCCGCGATCGATCGCATCATGGAGGGCGGTCGCCCGCAGCACGGCACGGGCGGTGCCGAGCGTCCCGCGCAGCTTCAGCAGGACCGGATGGCCGCGTGA
- a CDS encoding NADPH-dependent F420 reductase has translation MRIGILGAGGMADALGTQWAGAGHEVMVSGRDQGRSAARAALMATQAGGEVRAGSFAEAASFGDVVVVAVREAGLLDTLRAAGAALRGKAIVDVTNGDPKEFDLTRSLARLIADVTGGHVVKAFNLCHVDVWRMTPPVFGGRPLAVPLCGDDPEALAAVRTLVADLGCTPVHGGGVERAVLLEATAAFVIGLWFGGADAQAILPPLASSGDHQPA, from the coding sequence ATGCGGATCGGGATTCTCGGCGCGGGCGGCATGGCGGACGCGCTGGGCACCCAGTGGGCCGGGGCGGGCCACGAGGTGATGGTGAGCGGGCGCGACCAGGGCCGCAGCGCGGCGCGGGCGGCCCTGATGGCGACGCAGGCGGGCGGTGAGGTGCGGGCGGGGAGCTTCGCGGAGGCGGCGTCGTTCGGGGACGTCGTGGTGGTGGCCGTCAGGGAGGCGGGGCTGCTCGACACGCTGCGGGCGGCCGGGGCGGCGCTGCGCGGCAAGGCGATCGTCGACGTGACCAACGGCGACCCGAAGGAGTTCGACCTCACGCGATCCCTGGCCCGGCTGATCGCGGACGTCACCGGTGGGCACGTGGTGAAGGCGTTCAACCTGTGCCACGTGGACGTGTGGCGGATGACGCCGCCGGTCTTCGGCGGCCGGCCGCTGGCGGTGCCCCTGTGCGGCGACGACCCCGAGGCGCTGGCGGCGGTGCGCACGCTGGTCGCCGACCTGGGGTGCACGCCGGTGCATGGTGGTGGGGTGGAACGGGCGGTGCTGCTGGAGGCCACGGCGGCGTTCGTGATCGGGCTGTGGTTCGGCGGCGCCGACGCCCAGGCCATCCTCCCGCCCCTGGCCTCCTCAGGCGACCACCAGCCCGCCTGA
- a CDS encoding endonuclease V, whose protein sequence is MHVKQLHPWPGSVAEAESIQDRLREQLELSGPASFALVAGLDVHYHGDDEVTAAVVVLDAGTLEPVEEVVAHGRAAFPYVPGLFAFRELPALVAALERLTVTPDLLVCDGYGLAHPRGFGLACHLGVLTGLPALGVGKTPFVGTHEPPGPGRGTWTPIVHDGAVVGRALRTQREVKPVYVSQGHRVSLDVVTDQVLRLTPRYRLPEPIRRADHLARHPS, encoded by the coding sequence CCGGCAGCGTCGCCGAGGCGGAGTCCATCCAGGACCGGCTTCGCGAGCAGCTGGAGCTGTCGGGGCCCGCGTCGTTCGCGCTGGTGGCGGGGCTGGACGTGCATTACCACGGTGACGACGAGGTGACGGCCGCGGTGGTCGTCCTCGACGCCGGCACGCTGGAGCCGGTGGAGGAGGTGGTGGCGCACGGGCGGGCGGCCTTCCCGTATGTGCCGGGCCTGTTCGCCTTCCGCGAGCTGCCCGCGCTGGTGGCGGCGCTCGAACGGCTCACGGTGACGCCCGACCTGCTGGTGTGCGACGGGTACGGGCTGGCGCACCCGCGCGGCTTCGGCCTGGCCTGCCATCTGGGGGTGCTGACCGGGCTGCCGGCGCTGGGCGTGGGCAAGACGCCGTTCGTCGGCACGCACGAGCCGCCGGGGCCGGGGCGCGGCACCTGGACGCCGATCGTGCACGACGGCGCCGTTGTCGGCCGGGCGCTGCGCACGCAACGGGAGGTCAAGCCCGTGTACGTCTCCCAGGGCCACCGCGTCTCGCTGGACGTCGTCACGGACCAGGTGCTGCGCCTGACCCCGCGCTACCGCCTGCCCGAGCCCATCCGCCGCGCCGACCACCTGGCCCGCCACCCGTCCTGA
- a CDS encoding HAD family hydrolase — protein sequence MSTGNFPRIVATDLDGTLLTTAGEVSARTRQALEAARAAGAEIVLVTARAPRGVREIAAQAGVTGTVICGNGAVVYDVATDEITHSSPLDPQTARKVAETLALALPGVGLGVETGRNVLAEAAYTRRVDYDLASYIEVESVFDGDRPIIKLLALSTAHTAEEMYAAVAAAIGDLAEVTYSGMEGILEISAPGVTKAVALDRLCAERGVGAGEVVAFGDMPNDLPVLLWAGAGYAMANAHPMVLAAAGHRTLSNDEDGVAVVLEDLLAAR from the coding sequence GTGAGCACCGGAAACTTCCCTCGCATCGTGGCCACCGACCTCGACGGCACCCTCCTGACCACGGCAGGCGAGGTCAGCGCACGTACCAGGCAGGCGCTGGAGGCGGCCCGCGCGGCCGGCGCCGAGATCGTCCTCGTCACCGCCAGGGCGCCGCGCGGCGTCCGTGAGATCGCCGCGCAGGCCGGCGTGACCGGCACCGTCATCTGCGGCAACGGCGCCGTCGTGTACGACGTGGCGACTGACGAGATCACCCACAGCAGCCCGCTCGACCCGCAGACCGCCCGCAAGGTCGCCGAGACGCTCGCCCTGGCGCTGCCCGGCGTCGGGCTCGGCGTCGAGACCGGCAGGAACGTGCTGGCCGAGGCCGCCTACACCAGGCGCGTGGACTACGACCTGGCCTCCTACATCGAGGTGGAGTCGGTCTTCGACGGCGACCGGCCGATCATCAAGCTGCTCGCCTTGTCGACGGCGCACACGGCCGAGGAGATGTACGCGGCCGTGGCGGCGGCCATCGGCGACCTGGCCGAGGTCACGTACTCGGGGATGGAGGGGATCCTGGAGATCAGCGCCCCCGGCGTGACCAAGGCCGTCGCGCTCGACCGGCTCTGCGCCGAGCGGGGCGTCGGGGCGGGGGAGGTGGTGGCGTTCGGCGACATGCCCAACGACCTGCCGGTGCTGCTCTGGGCCGGAGCCGGCTACGCGATGGCCAACGCCCATCCGATGGTGCTGGCGGCGGCCGGGCACCGCACACTGTCGAACGACGAGGACGGGGTGGCCGTGGTGCTGGAGGATCTCCTGGCCGCGCGCTGA
- a CDS encoding winged helix-turn-helix transcriptional regulator gives MFLADCQARLAFDLMANTWNAVVLWSLRHGPRRPGRLREEIGGISTKVLTETLRRLEFNGLVARRVYAEAPPRVEYELTALGRSLLGPIEAFGEWASDHADEVMAAQDRYEPAP, from the coding sequence TTGTTCCTCGCCGACTGCCAGGCCAGACTCGCCTTCGACCTGATGGCCAACACCTGGAACGCGGTCGTGCTCTGGTCGCTGCGCCACGGCCCGCGCCGCCCCGGCAGGCTGCGCGAGGAGATCGGCGGCATCAGCACCAAGGTGCTGACGGAGACGCTGCGCCGCCTGGAGTTCAACGGCCTGGTGGCCCGACGCGTCTACGCCGAGGCGCCGCCGCGGGTCGAGTACGAGCTGACCGCCCTGGGCCGCTCGCTGCTGGGCCCGATCGAGGCGTTCGGCGAGTGGGCGTCCGACCACGCCGACGAGGTCATGGCCGCGCAGGACCGCTACGAGCCCGCCCCGTGA